The Algoriphagus sp. TR-M9 genome has a window encoding:
- a CDS encoding DUF5675 family protein — protein sequence MDLVLNREYYPGGTNGVLLQDASMLCKCIEPPAAYFKPLISCIAEGIYELELIPDNQSQRIRMFRCPNGIRSGIPIEVEISTITMERNIVPVSEITGEGRGTPSPKAWQNLLDLVGQALQQGEKATLEIRSYPENALNLTFHQIEWMD from the coding sequence ATGGATCTGGTATTGAACCGGGAATACTATCCCGGAGGTACAAATGGTGTTTTGCTACAGGATGCCAGTATGCTATGCAAATGCATAGAACCTCCTGCAGCCTACTTCAAACCCTTGATCTCCTGTATTGCTGAAGGTATCTATGAACTCGAACTCATCCCGGACAATCAATCGCAGAGGATCAGAATGTTCAGATGCCCAAACGGAATCAGGTCAGGAATACCCATAGAAGTAGAAATAAGTACCATAACAATGGAGCGGAACATAGTCCCGGTGTCTGAAATTACAGGAGAAGGGAGGGGAACGCCTAGCCCAAAAGCTTGGCAAAACCTCCTCGACCTGGTAGGTCAGGCACTTCAACAAGGTGAAAAGGCTACACTGGAGATAAGGAGCTATCCAGAAAATGCCCTAAACCTTACCTTCCATCAGATCGAATGGATGGACTGA